A stretch of the Takifugu flavidus isolate HTHZ2018 chromosome 1, ASM371156v2, whole genome shotgun sequence genome encodes the following:
- the slc35g1 gene encoding solute carrier family 35 member G1 isoform X1, with protein MGDRSNRTEDSAVTVEDDITVVLHKVARNGSDSGDDHDEPEQGERSAERIHLQRREPRDHDAGDAGRTSGEAGGNHSPEDNRRKRLCPRALCVRGEPASPPEGRGATKPKSAQKPKRCPGLGLFYAFLSSVFFTVIALLVKTIQGVHAIEISAIRCFFQMLFVVPLLIYKKTGFLGPRDKRKYLVLRGFIGSNAMILLYYAVQQMPLADATVIMFSNPVFTSLLAWIFLKERCTILDCVFTVFTLTGVILIARPPFIFGEHLLGIEGNYSNHIKGTIAAFAGAIAAAFTLVVLRKIGKSAHYYLSVWYYAVIGFIECIITVSVLGEWKLPSCGRDRWILVLIAVLGIAGQTFLTKALQIEKAGPVALMRTVDVVLAFIFQFIFFSRAPTWWSLGGALCIVASTSGIALRKWYNHSHKT; from the exons ATGGGCGACCGTAGCAACAGAACAGAGGACAGCGCTGTCACCGTGGAGGACGACATTACCGTAGTGTTACATAAAGTTGCCCGGAACGGCTCAGACAGCGGCGACGACCATGACGAGCCCGAGCAGGGCGAGCGGAGCGCCGAGAGGATCCACTTGCAGCGGCGGGAGCCGCGCGACCACGACGCCGGTGATGCTGGGAGGACGAGTGGGGAGGCAGGAGGCAACCATTCCCCGGAAGACAACCGGAGGAAAAGACTCTGCCCCCGGGCGTTGTGCGTCAGGGGCGAGCCCGCATCCCCACCTGAAGGTAGAGGAGCCACGAAACCCAAAA GTGCACAGAAACCAAAAAGATGTCCGGGCCTTGGTTTGTTCTACGCGTTCTTGTCCTCAGTTTTCTTCACAGTCATCGCCCTCTTGGTGAAAACCATCCAGGGAGTGCACGCCATCGAGATCAGCGCTATACGCTGCTTCTTCCAGATGCTCTTTGTGGTGCCGCTTCTCATCTATAAAAA GACGGGTTTCCTCGGCCCCAGAGACAAACGGAAATACCTGGTGCTCCGGGGTTTCATCGGCTCCAACGCCATGATCCTGCTCTACTACGCCGTTCAGCAGATGCCGCTGGCAGATGCTACCGTCATCATGTTCAG TAATCCGGTGTTTACCTCCCTGCTGGCCTGGATCTTCCTAAAAGAGAGATGCACAATCCTGGACTGCGTCTTCACTGTCTTCACTCTCACCGGCGTCATCCTCATCGCCCGGCCTCCATTCATCTTTGGCGAGCATCTGCTCGGCATCGAGGGCAACTACAGCAACCACATCAAGGGGACCATTGCTGCCTTTGCAG GAGCCATTGCGGCCGCTTTTACCCTCGTTGTCCTCCGTAAGATCGGGAAGAGTGCCCATTACTACCTCTCTGTGTGGTACTACGCCGTCATCGGCTTCATCGAGTGCATCATCACCGTATCCGTCCTCGGGGAATGGAAACTCCCGTCGTGTGGCCGCGATCGCTGGATACTGGTTTTAATTGCGGTGCTGGGCATTGCCGGCCAGACCTTCCTCACCAAGGCCCTGCAGATAGAGAAGGCTGGGCCCGTGGCGCTGATGCGGACCGTGGATGTGGTTCTGGCCTTCATCTTCCAGTTCATCTTCTTCAGCCGCGCACCGACCTGGTGGAGCCTGGGGGGGGCGCTGTGCATAGTGGCCAGCACCAGTGGGATAGCACTTCGGAAGTGGTACAACCACTCTCACAAGACCTGA
- the slc35g1 gene encoding solute carrier family 35 member G1 isoform X2 produces the protein MGDRSNRTEDSAVTVEDDITVVLHKVARNGSDSGDDHDEPEQGERSAERIHLQRREPRDHDAGDAGRTSGEAGGNHSPEDNRRKRLCPRALCVRGEPASPPEGAQKPKRCPGLGLFYAFLSSVFFTVIALLVKTIQGVHAIEISAIRCFFQMLFVVPLLIYKKTGFLGPRDKRKYLVLRGFIGSNAMILLYYAVQQMPLADATVIMFSNPVFTSLLAWIFLKERCTILDCVFTVFTLTGVILIARPPFIFGEHLLGIEGNYSNHIKGTIAAFAGAIAAAFTLVVLRKIGKSAHYYLSVWYYAVIGFIECIITVSVLGEWKLPSCGRDRWILVLIAVLGIAGQTFLTKALQIEKAGPVALMRTVDVVLAFIFQFIFFSRAPTWWSLGGALCIVASTSGIALRKWYNHSHKT, from the exons ATGGGCGACCGTAGCAACAGAACAGAGGACAGCGCTGTCACCGTGGAGGACGACATTACCGTAGTGTTACATAAAGTTGCCCGGAACGGCTCAGACAGCGGCGACGACCATGACGAGCCCGAGCAGGGCGAGCGGAGCGCCGAGAGGATCCACTTGCAGCGGCGGGAGCCGCGCGACCACGACGCCGGTGATGCTGGGAGGACGAGTGGGGAGGCAGGAGGCAACCATTCCCCGGAAGACAACCGGAGGAAAAGACTCTGCCCCCGGGCGTTGTGCGTCAGGGGCGAGCCCGCATCCCCACCTGAAG GTGCACAGAAACCAAAAAGATGTCCGGGCCTTGGTTTGTTCTACGCGTTCTTGTCCTCAGTTTTCTTCACAGTCATCGCCCTCTTGGTGAAAACCATCCAGGGAGTGCACGCCATCGAGATCAGCGCTATACGCTGCTTCTTCCAGATGCTCTTTGTGGTGCCGCTTCTCATCTATAAAAA GACGGGTTTCCTCGGCCCCAGAGACAAACGGAAATACCTGGTGCTCCGGGGTTTCATCGGCTCCAACGCCATGATCCTGCTCTACTACGCCGTTCAGCAGATGCCGCTGGCAGATGCTACCGTCATCATGTTCAG TAATCCGGTGTTTACCTCCCTGCTGGCCTGGATCTTCCTAAAAGAGAGATGCACAATCCTGGACTGCGTCTTCACTGTCTTCACTCTCACCGGCGTCATCCTCATCGCCCGGCCTCCATTCATCTTTGGCGAGCATCTGCTCGGCATCGAGGGCAACTACAGCAACCACATCAAGGGGACCATTGCTGCCTTTGCAG GAGCCATTGCGGCCGCTTTTACCCTCGTTGTCCTCCGTAAGATCGGGAAGAGTGCCCATTACTACCTCTCTGTGTGGTACTACGCCGTCATCGGCTTCATCGAGTGCATCATCACCGTATCCGTCCTCGGGGAATGGAAACTCCCGTCGTGTGGCCGCGATCGCTGGATACTGGTTTTAATTGCGGTGCTGGGCATTGCCGGCCAGACCTTCCTCACCAAGGCCCTGCAGATAGAGAAGGCTGGGCCCGTGGCGCTGATGCGGACCGTGGATGTGGTTCTGGCCTTCATCTTCCAGTTCATCTTCTTCAGCCGCGCACCGACCTGGTGGAGCCTGGGGGGGGCGCTGTGCATAGTGGCCAGCACCAGTGGGATAGCACTTCGGAAGTGGTACAACCACTCTCACAAGACCTGA